Proteins encoded together in one Mycobacterium noviomagense window:
- the aceA gene encoding isocitrate lyase ICL2, which produces MATTIEADAEARSPFEQQVAATQRYFDNPRFDGILRLYSARQVVEQRGTIPTDYTVAREAATAFYARLRELFAQGKSITTFGPYSPGQAVTMKRMGIEGIYLGGWATSAKGSTSEDPGPDLASYPLSQVPDEAAGLVRALLTADRNQQFQRLRMSEAERAATPAIDFRPFIIADADTGHGGDPHVRNLIRRFVEAGVPGYHIEDQRPGTKKCGHQGGKVLVPSDEQIKRLNAARFQLDVMGVPGIIVARTDAEAGNLIDSRADERDQPFLLGATNLKIPSYKSCWLALMRRFYDLGVKELNGHFLYALPEGEYAAADAWLERQGILQLVNEAATGWQKNGQQSVDALFDKVEARFVEAWEDDAGLETYGEAVADLLEFRESEGEPAEMSAAEWREFAKTASLYEAREKARELGADAGWDCERAKTPEGYYQVRGGIPYAIAKSLAAAPFADLLWMETKTADLADAKQFADAIHAQFPDKMLAYNLSPSFNWDTTGMTDEQMRAFPEELGKMGFVFNFITYGGHQIDGLAAEEFATALRQDGMLALARLQRQLRLVESPYRTPQTLAGGPRADAALLATSGRTATTKAMGKGSTQHQHLVQTEVPKKLLEEWLAMWSEHYKLDEKLRVQLRPHRAGSELLELGIFGEGEEELANVIFAPFQDRRASTILTVRDQNTFEEKLRQKRLMTLIHLWLVHRFKATAVHYVTPTEDNLYQTEKMKSHGIFRDVHQEVGEIIVADVNQPRIEELLAPDRKALWRLIRKEG; this is translated from the coding sequence ATGGCCACCACCATCGAAGCGGACGCAGAGGCCCGCTCACCGTTCGAACAGCAAGTCGCCGCCACCCAGCGGTACTTCGACAACCCCCGGTTCGACGGAATACTTCGCCTCTACTCGGCCCGCCAGGTCGTAGAGCAACGCGGCACCATCCCCACCGACTACACCGTGGCACGAGAAGCAGCGACGGCGTTTTACGCCCGCCTGCGCGAGCTGTTCGCCCAAGGCAAAAGCATCACGACATTCGGCCCCTACTCCCCTGGCCAGGCCGTAACCATGAAGCGGATGGGCATCGAGGGCATCTACCTCGGCGGTTGGGCGACGTCTGCCAAGGGCTCCACCAGCGAGGATCCCGGGCCCGACCTGGCGAGCTACCCCCTGAGCCAAGTGCCGGATGAGGCCGCCGGGCTGGTCCGCGCGCTGCTGACCGCCGACCGCAATCAGCAGTTCCAGCGCCTTCGCATGAGCGAAGCCGAACGCGCCGCGACACCGGCTATCGACTTCCGTCCGTTCATCATCGCCGACGCCGACACCGGCCACGGCGGTGACCCGCACGTGCGTAACCTGATTCGGCGCTTCGTCGAGGCCGGCGTGCCGGGATACCACATCGAGGACCAACGCCCGGGTACCAAGAAGTGCGGCCATCAGGGCGGCAAGGTTCTGGTGCCATCGGACGAGCAGATCAAGCGACTCAACGCCGCTCGCTTCCAGCTCGACGTCATGGGCGTACCGGGCATCATTGTGGCACGCACGGATGCCGAGGCGGGCAACCTGATCGACAGCCGCGCCGACGAGCGCGACCAGCCCTTCCTGCTCGGCGCCACCAACCTTAAGATCCCGTCGTACAAGTCCTGTTGGCTGGCACTGATGCGACGCTTCTATGACCTGGGAGTCAAAGAGCTCAACGGTCACTTCCTCTACGCCCTTCCCGAAGGCGAGTACGCCGCCGCTGACGCCTGGCTTGAGCGCCAAGGCATCCTGCAGCTGGTCAACGAGGCCGCCACGGGTTGGCAGAAGAACGGGCAGCAGTCGGTTGATGCCTTGTTCGACAAAGTCGAGGCCCGGTTTGTCGAAGCCTGGGAGGACGACGCCGGGCTGGAGACCTACGGCGAAGCCGTCGCGGATCTGCTCGAATTCCGCGAGAGCGAGGGCGAACCGGCCGAGATGAGCGCGGCCGAGTGGCGGGAGTTCGCCAAAACAGCTTCGCTCTACGAAGCACGCGAGAAGGCGCGAGAGCTCGGCGCCGACGCCGGATGGGACTGCGAGCGCGCGAAGACGCCCGAAGGCTACTACCAGGTCCGCGGCGGCATACCGTATGCGATCGCCAAGTCGCTGGCCGCGGCGCCATTCGCCGACCTGCTGTGGATGGAGACCAAGACCGCTGATCTCGCCGACGCCAAGCAATTCGCTGACGCGATCCATGCCCAGTTCCCGGACAAGATGCTGGCCTACAACCTCTCCCCGTCATTCAACTGGGACACCACCGGCATGACCGACGAGCAGATGCGGGCCTTCCCCGAGGAACTCGGCAAGATGGGCTTCGTCTTCAACTTCATCACCTACGGCGGACACCAGATCGACGGACTTGCCGCCGAGGAGTTCGCCACGGCGCTGCGGCAGGACGGCATGCTGGCGTTGGCCCGCCTGCAGCGCCAGCTGCGCCTGGTCGAGTCGCCTTACCGCACACCGCAAACCCTGGCGGGCGGCCCGCGCGCCGACGCTGCGCTGCTGGCCACCTCTGGGCGCACCGCGACCACCAAGGCCATGGGCAAGGGTTCGACCCAGCACCAACACCTCGTGCAGACCGAGGTGCCCAAGAAGTTGCTGGAGGAATGGCTGGCGATGTGGAGCGAGCACTACAAGCTCGACGAGAAGCTCCGCGTACAGCTGCGACCGCACCGCGCTGGTTCAGAGCTGCTCGAGCTCGGTATCTTCGGCGAAGGCGAGGAAGAACTGGCCAACGTCATCTTCGCGCCCTTCCAAGACCGGCGCGCGAGCACGATTCTCACGGTGCGCGACCAGAACACCTTCGAAGAGAAGTTGCGTCAAAAGCGCCTGATGACCTTGATCCACCTTTGGTTGGTGCA
- a CDS encoding NADP-dependent oxidoreductase yields MPELMNRQIVLRRRPSGLVQPGDTELITAPAPEPAEGEALLRNTYIGIDAAVRTWLNDQPGYLPPVQLGEVIRAAGIGEVVASRCDAYTIGDVVTTLSGFQEYVIIRDDVFSTPIPDAKDQLAVMSVYGPTGATAYFGMTNIGKPTPGETVVVSAAAGATGSVAGQIAKIAGARVVGIAGGPEKCRVVVEEFGFDACIDYKQGNLAAALKQHCPRGVDVYFDNVGGPILDAVLGRLAHKARVVLCGVISSYLTGEHPGPANYVNLLAKTALMQGFNALEMWDRFDEAFADLRRWEQEGKLVHRETVFDGLESCVDALNGLFTGANIGKMLVKVGEPTSA; encoded by the coding sequence GTGCCCGAGCTCATGAATCGTCAGATCGTGCTGCGTCGCCGCCCCAGCGGACTCGTCCAGCCCGGTGACACCGAACTGATCACCGCGCCCGCACCCGAGCCGGCCGAAGGCGAGGCGCTGCTTCGCAACACCTATATCGGCATCGACGCCGCCGTGCGCACCTGGCTCAACGACCAGCCCGGCTACCTGCCGCCGGTGCAGCTGGGCGAGGTGATCCGGGCGGCGGGGATCGGTGAGGTGGTGGCGTCGCGCTGTGACGCCTACACGATCGGTGACGTCGTCACCACGCTGTCGGGATTTCAGGAGTACGTGATCATTCGTGACGACGTGTTCAGCACGCCGATCCCCGACGCGAAGGACCAGCTGGCGGTGATGTCGGTGTACGGCCCGACCGGCGCTACCGCCTACTTCGGCATGACCAACATCGGCAAGCCGACGCCTGGTGAGACGGTGGTGGTGTCAGCCGCTGCAGGCGCGACGGGGTCGGTGGCGGGCCAGATCGCCAAGATCGCCGGCGCCCGAGTGGTGGGCATCGCGGGCGGACCGGAGAAGTGCCGAGTCGTGGTGGAAGAGTTCGGCTTTGACGCGTGCATCGACTACAAGCAGGGCAACCTGGCGGCCGCGCTCAAGCAGCACTGCCCGCGCGGCGTCGACGTGTACTTCGACAACGTCGGCGGGCCGATCCTCGACGCGGTGCTGGGCCGGCTCGCGCACAAGGCTCGGGTCGTACTCTGCGGCGTCATCTCCAGCTACCTGACCGGCGAGCATCCGGGGCCGGCGAATTACGTCAACCTGCTGGCCAAAACTGCTCTCATGCAAGGGTTTAACGCCCTGGAAATGTGGGATCGCTTCGACGAAGCCTTCGCCGATCTCCGCCGCTGGGAGCAGGAAGGCAAACTCGTGCACCGCGAGACCGTCTTCGACGGCTTAGAGTCGTGCGTCGACGCGCTCAACGGGCTGTTCACCGGGGCCAACATCGGCAAGATGCTCGTCAAAGTCGGCGAACCCACGTCGGCGTGA
- a CDS encoding LLM class flavin-dependent oxidoreductase, with translation MGKLRFGYFMAPFHRPGTNPTLALQRDLDFVEHIDALGFDEVWIGEHHSAGSEIISSPEIFIAAAAQRTKRIRLGTGVISLAYHNPLWVADRLMLLDHLTHGRVIGGVGPGSLPTDSAMIGLNPTDTRELLETNLDILVRLLAGESVTAKTATHELFGARLQLGPYSEGGIPLAVAAVASPTGARLAGKHGIGLLSIGATLSIEGFDALAYHWGIVEERAAAFGKQVDRSDWRLVGPFHIAETDEQARADVKFGIEPWFHYFQKVAAFPQMTMPGDQLDEMIDIINNAGAGVIGTTERARAQVQRLWDQSGGFGCMLQMAHEWANPAATKRSAELFAAEVMPHFQGQAQPTLDAAARASEVREDLAQTQLQAIDHMTKKYQDEVGPK, from the coding sequence ATGGGCAAGCTCAGGTTCGGATATTTCATGGCACCGTTCCACCGTCCGGGCACGAATCCGACACTGGCCTTGCAGCGGGATCTGGACTTCGTCGAACACATCGACGCGCTGGGCTTCGACGAAGTGTGGATCGGTGAACATCACTCCGCGGGCAGCGAGATCATCAGCTCACCGGAGATCTTTATCGCCGCGGCTGCGCAACGAACCAAGCGGATCCGCTTGGGCACCGGGGTCATCTCGCTCGCCTACCACAACCCGCTGTGGGTTGCCGATCGGCTGATGCTGCTCGATCACCTGACGCACGGTCGGGTGATCGGGGGCGTAGGACCGGGTTCGCTGCCCACCGATTCAGCGATGATCGGGTTGAACCCGACCGACACCCGCGAGCTGCTGGAAACCAACCTCGACATTCTGGTCCGCCTGTTGGCCGGTGAGAGCGTGACCGCCAAGACCGCCACTCACGAGCTGTTCGGCGCGAGGCTGCAGCTCGGCCCGTATTCCGAGGGCGGGATTCCCCTGGCGGTGGCGGCGGTCGCCTCGCCGACGGGCGCCAGGCTGGCCGGCAAGCACGGCATTGGCCTGCTGTCCATCGGCGCGACACTGAGCATCGAGGGTTTCGACGCCCTGGCCTACCACTGGGGCATCGTCGAGGAGCGTGCGGCGGCCTTCGGCAAGCAGGTCGACCGCAGCGACTGGCGGCTGGTCGGACCCTTCCACATCGCTGAAACCGACGAGCAGGCCCGCGCCGACGTGAAATTCGGCATCGAGCCGTGGTTTCACTACTTTCAGAAGGTGGCCGCATTCCCGCAGATGACCATGCCAGGGGATCAGCTCGACGAGATGATCGACATCATCAACAACGCTGGCGCCGGTGTGATCGGCACGACGGAGCGGGCGCGCGCACAGGTGCAGCGGCTGTGGGATCAGTCGGGCGGATTCGGCTGCATGCTGCAGATGGCCCACGAATGGGCCAACCCGGCGGCGACCAAGCGATCAGCGGAGCTGTTCGCCGCCGAGGTGATGCCGCACTTCCAGGGCCAGGCGCAACCGACGCTCGACGCCGCTGCGCGAGCCAGCGAAGTACGCGAAGACCTCGCGCAGACCCAACTGCAGGCCATCGATCACATGACCAAGAAGTACCAAGACGAAGTCGGGCCGAAATAA
- a CDS encoding glycoside hydrolase family 16 protein, protein MNRRSMILMLGIGAMAAATPFPKAGAHPSSPRAPGMPAPTAPPGATAGGYLFHDEFDGPAGSAPNPANWTVATHRTPIKNPVGWDRPEFFYQYRDDRRNVFVDGNSNLVLRATKEGDTYYGGLVSANWRGPIGTTWEARIKLNCLTAGCWPAWWLSNDDPGRSSEVDLLEWYGNGEWPSGTTVHANPEGTAFETHPIGMDGGWHTWRCRWDQNGFYFWEDYVDGADPYFTVPATGIEHLELPNREWPFNEPGYTMFPVLNLAVGGSGGGDARQGSYPADMLIDWVRVW, encoded by the coding sequence ATGAACCGTCGCAGCATGATCTTGATGCTGGGGATCGGCGCTATGGCAGCCGCAACTCCTTTCCCCAAAGCCGGTGCCCACCCGTCGTCACCACGCGCACCAGGGATGCCGGCGCCCACCGCACCGCCTGGTGCGACGGCCGGCGGCTACCTTTTCCACGACGAGTTCGACGGACCGGCCGGTTCAGCGCCCAATCCGGCGAACTGGACTGTGGCCACACACCGGACTCCGATCAAGAACCCGGTGGGCTGGGACCGACCAGAGTTCTTCTACCAGTACCGGGATGATCGCCGAAACGTCTTCGTCGACGGCAATTCGAACCTCGTTCTGCGCGCCACAAAAGAAGGCGACACCTATTACGGCGGTCTGGTCAGCGCCAACTGGCGCGGACCCATCGGCACTACGTGGGAAGCCCGGATCAAACTCAACTGTTTGACTGCGGGATGCTGGCCGGCGTGGTGGTTGTCCAACGACGATCCGGGCCGCAGTAGCGAAGTCGACCTGCTCGAGTGGTACGGCAACGGGGAGTGGCCCTCGGGAACCACTGTGCACGCCAACCCAGAGGGCACAGCATTCGAGACTCACCCGATCGGGATGGACGGCGGATGGCACACCTGGCGATGCCGATGGGACCAGAACGGGTTTTACTTCTGGGAAGACTACGTCGACGGCGCGGATCCCTACTTCACCGTTCCGGCGACCGGCATCGAACATCTTGAGTTGCCGAACCGCGAGTGGCCCTTCAACGAACCTGGATACACGATGTTTCCCGTGTTGAACCTGGCGGTTGGTGGCTCGGGCGGCGGCGATGCCAGGCAGGGCAGCTATCCCGCCGACATGCTCATCGACTGGGTGCGGGTCTGGTAA
- a CDS encoding NAD(P)/FAD-dependent oxidoreductase produces MRSTDVGVIGAGIVGLATAYALTERGASVTVYERGVPGHGQSGGESRIFRHGHDDPRMVEFAKRSRLIWDEWAQRLGIELVSGDGVVALGASAERRLSVLQEVGGIAARRIDAEELHQRLPILADFDGVAVLDERGGSIRTTAAISTLSAELSDRLVADEVLVVRSTPAGTVEVRAGGVTAEHRSLVVCAGRGTAALARGMGLALPVRHGAHVRLTYRVCGEPPQILACLQDGSGAFGETGVYAAAEPGNGRYAVGLSDHVDAPEGGLLDPPALAQLAERASAYVSRALPGLDPDPVDVRHCWVTELPWGSDGLGVWSVDGVFFVAGHNLFKHAPALGRALAAAAAGDGLAEQLRPGAQLGAPPS; encoded by the coding sequence GTGCGATCCACCGACGTTGGGGTTATCGGCGCCGGGATTGTGGGTTTAGCGACCGCCTACGCCCTAACCGAGCGGGGGGCCTCGGTGACGGTCTATGAGCGCGGCGTGCCCGGGCATGGTCAGTCGGGCGGGGAGTCACGCATCTTTCGGCACGGCCATGACGACCCTCGCATGGTGGAGTTCGCTAAGCGGAGCCGGCTCATCTGGGATGAGTGGGCGCAGCGTCTCGGAATCGAATTGGTCTCTGGCGATGGCGTTGTCGCGCTCGGGGCTTCCGCCGAGCGTCGGCTTAGTGTGCTGCAAGAGGTCGGCGGTATTGCCGCCCGGCGCATCGATGCCGAGGAGCTGCACCAGCGGTTGCCTATTCTCGCCGACTTCGACGGCGTCGCGGTGCTCGACGAACGCGGCGGCTCGATTCGGACCACCGCGGCGATTTCGACGCTCTCCGCCGAGCTTTCTGACCGGCTGGTTGCCGACGAGGTGCTAGTGGTGCGCTCCACGCCCGCAGGCACAGTCGAGGTCCGCGCCGGCGGTGTTACCGCTGAGCACCGCAGCCTGGTGGTGTGCGCCGGCCGCGGCACTGCTGCGCTTGCTCGTGGGATGGGTCTTGCCCTACCGGTCCGCCACGGGGCCCATGTGCGCCTCACCTACCGCGTCTGCGGAGAACCGCCGCAGATCCTGGCATGCCTACAGGACGGCAGTGGCGCATTCGGCGAAACCGGCGTCTATGCCGCGGCTGAACCGGGCAACGGTCGATACGCGGTCGGGCTCAGCGACCATGTCGATGCCCCTGAAGGCGGACTGCTGGATCCCCCGGCCCTCGCCCAGCTCGCTGAGCGGGCCAGCGCCTACGTCTCGCGCGCATTGCCCGGTCTTGATCCCGATCCCGTGGATGTCCGCCACTGCTGGGTCACCGAGCTGCCGTGGGGTTCGGACGGTCTGGGCGTTTGGTCGGTCGACGGTGTGTTTTTTGTCGCGGGCCACAACCTCTTCAAGCACGCGCCGGCGCTTGGCCGGGCGTTGGCAGCCGCAGCTGCTGGTGACGGGCTGGCTGAACAGCTGCGGCCGGGCGCGCAGCTGGGCGCGCCGCCGAGCTAG
- the tenA gene encoding thiaminase II — protein MRRGGWTARLWAEVAGIYGAILQHPFLTGLADGSLDPDTFAHYLIQDAYYLQDFGRALTVVGSKAPSPAGVGMFARHAAGIVDVELALHASLLTQLGIQHTDAMPVAPTTRAYTSYLLATAYSGTFADGFAAVLPCYWIYAEVGAELVERGSPDPRYQSWIDTYAGDEYQAIVAEVLALGDDVGQTLSAADEARARAHFATTARYEWMFWDAAWRREAWPI, from the coding sequence GTGAGGCGAGGCGGTTGGACCGCACGGTTGTGGGCCGAGGTGGCCGGCATCTACGGGGCGATCCTGCAGCACCCGTTCCTGACCGGCCTAGCCGACGGCAGCCTGGACCCAGACACTTTCGCCCATTACCTGATCCAAGACGCGTACTACCTGCAGGATTTCGGCCGCGCGCTGACCGTCGTGGGCAGCAAGGCGCCCAGCCCGGCCGGCGTCGGCATGTTCGCGCGGCACGCCGCCGGGATCGTCGACGTCGAACTCGCGCTGCACGCCTCGCTGCTGACCCAACTGGGCATTCAGCACACCGACGCGATGCCGGTCGCACCGACGACCCGCGCATACACGAGCTACCTGCTGGCCACCGCGTACAGCGGCACCTTCGCCGACGGGTTCGCGGCGGTACTGCCGTGCTACTGGATCTATGCCGAGGTGGGCGCCGAGCTGGTCGAGCGCGGCTCGCCCGATCCGCGCTATCAGAGTTGGATCGACACCTATGCCGGCGACGAGTATCAAGCCATCGTTGCTGAGGTGCTGGCACTGGGCGACGATGTCGGCCAGACCCTCTCCGCGGCCGACGAAGCTCGCGCCCGGGCGCATTTCGCCACGACTGCCCGCTACGAGTGGATGTTCTGGGACGCCGCCTGGCGGCGCGAGGCCTGGCCTATCTGA
- a CDS encoding lipase family protein: MDPGGLTADVQWLGRAPHQDARRGEHPLLPSRDPFYTPPSGYEQALPGTVLRSRGVELAFLGLIPQRFRATQLLYRSTDLNGEPEAAVTTVVVPAKRDPELVCPMVSYQCAIDAVAERCFPSYALRRGSKAVGALAQIEFLLIAAVLAEGWAVSVPDHEGCHGMWGAPYEPGYRILDGVRAALNCQRLGLSPSAPVGLWGYSGGGFASAWAAEVCAGYAPELNIVGAVLGSPVGDPGSVGRRLNATFWAGLPAMVIGALAQIYPDVERLVQEHATDEGKAILAKLQKMTTAAAVLGLKNKDINDYMDLTLDELWDLPEVQHIMDAIKLGTAAPTAPVLIIQAANDKIINVADIDALAAAYRAGGASVTYHRDCFSEHLSLHALSAPMALRWLRDRFAGRPLTEHLTRTTWPTLLNPSTYWGMIQLGAITAKVITGRRVRRRPLSKFDSG, translated from the coding sequence ATGGACCCTGGCGGTCTGACGGCCGATGTTCAATGGCTTGGACGCGCTCCCCACCAGGATGCGCGCCGCGGTGAACATCCGCTGCTGCCGAGCAGGGATCCCTTCTACACCCCGCCGAGCGGATACGAGCAGGCCCTACCAGGCACGGTGCTGCGTTCCCGCGGCGTCGAGCTGGCGTTTCTCGGTCTGATACCGCAGCGATTCAGGGCCACGCAGCTGCTGTACCGAAGTACGGACTTGAACGGCGAACCGGAGGCCGCGGTGACCACCGTGGTAGTCCCGGCAAAGCGTGATCCCGAATTGGTCTGCCCGATGGTGTCGTATCAATGTGCGATCGACGCCGTGGCCGAACGGTGTTTTCCGTCCTATGCGCTACGTCGCGGCTCCAAGGCGGTCGGCGCGCTGGCGCAGATCGAATTCTTGTTGATCGCGGCGGTGCTCGCCGAGGGTTGGGCGGTGTCGGTGCCCGACCACGAGGGCTGTCATGGCATGTGGGGGGCGCCGTATGAGCCTGGCTACCGGATTCTCGACGGCGTGCGGGCCGCACTCAACTGCCAGCGCTTAGGGCTCTCGCCGTCGGCGCCGGTAGGTCTATGGGGGTATTCAGGCGGCGGTTTCGCCTCGGCATGGGCAGCCGAAGTGTGCGCCGGCTACGCGCCCGAACTCAACATTGTCGGCGCCGTGCTGGGTTCGCCAGTCGGCGACCCCGGCAGCGTCGGGCGCCGACTCAACGCCACGTTTTGGGCCGGTCTGCCAGCGATGGTGATCGGTGCGCTGGCCCAGATCTATCCCGACGTCGAGCGGCTCGTCCAGGAACATGCCACCGACGAAGGCAAAGCCATCCTGGCCAAACTGCAAAAGATGACCACGGCGGCCGCGGTGCTGGGGCTGAAGAACAAAGACATCAACGACTACATGGACCTGACGCTGGACGAACTCTGGGATCTGCCGGAAGTGCAGCACATCATGGATGCCATCAAGCTGGGCACCGCCGCACCGACGGCTCCGGTGTTGATCATCCAGGCGGCCAACGACAAAATCATCAACGTCGCCGACATCGACGCGCTCGCCGCCGCCTACCGCGCGGGCGGAGCCTCCGTCACCTATCACCGCGACTGTTTCAGCGAGCACCTCTCGCTGCATGCGTTGTCTGCCCCGATGGCACTGCGGTGGCTGCGGGACCGGTTCGCCGGCCGACCGCTGACCGAGCACCTGACGCGGACCACCTGGCCGACATTGCTGAACCCGTCGACGTATTGGGGGATGATCCAGCTGGGTGCGATCACGGCAAAGGTCATCACTGGACGCAGGGTTCGGCGCCGTCCGTTGTCGAAGTTCGACTCGGGTTAA
- the ppk2 gene encoding polyphosphate kinase 2, translated as MTQIDLNDLSTPEHGYTVDDEDPDDPVLLNRDGSPVDTWREGYPYDQLMRRDEYERTKRRLQIELLKLQRHSQRTGARHVILFEGRDAAGKGGTIQRFMEHLDPRAARVVALDKPGERERTQWYFQRYVSHLPAGGEIVLFDRSWYNRAVVEKVMGFCTSAQHAEFLEQAPLFEEMLVNDGISLTKLWFSVSPAEQRTRFAIRLVDPVKQWKFSEMDLESLDRWDDYTAAKEEMFSATDSDIAPWIVVKSNDKKRARINAMRHVLAKTDYDEKDREVVGEPDPLIVGRALAE; from the coding sequence ATGACACAGATTGATCTGAACGACCTTTCGACTCCCGAACACGGATACACCGTCGACGACGAGGATCCCGACGATCCTGTCCTGCTCAATCGCGATGGCAGTCCTGTCGACACATGGCGCGAGGGATATCCGTACGACCAACTGATGCGCCGCGACGAATACGAGCGAACCAAGCGGCGGCTGCAAATCGAGCTGCTGAAGCTGCAAAGGCACAGCCAACGCACTGGCGCCCGGCACGTGATCCTGTTCGAGGGTCGTGACGCCGCCGGCAAGGGCGGCACCATTCAGCGATTCATGGAGCACCTCGACCCGCGGGCGGCACGGGTGGTGGCGCTCGACAAGCCCGGCGAACGCGAGCGAACGCAGTGGTATTTCCAGCGTTACGTGAGCCACCTGCCTGCCGGTGGCGAGATAGTGTTGTTCGACCGGTCGTGGTACAACCGCGCGGTCGTCGAGAAGGTGATGGGATTCTGTACTTCGGCTCAACACGCCGAATTCCTCGAACAGGCACCGCTATTCGAAGAAATGCTGGTCAACGACGGGATAAGCCTGACCAAGCTGTGGTTCTCCGTTTCCCCGGCCGAACAGCGGACCAGGTTCGCCATCCGGCTGGTCGACCCGGTTAAACAGTGGAAGTTTTCGGAGATGGACCTCGAGTCGCTGGACAGGTGGGACGACTACACCGCGGCGAAGGAGGAAATGTTCAGCGCCACCGACAGCGACATCGCTCCGTGGATCGTTGTCAAAAGCAACGACAAGAAGCGAGCCCGCATCAACGCCATGCGGCACGTTCTCGCCAAGACCGACTACGACGAGAAAGACAGAGAGGTTGTGGGAGAGCCGGATCCGTTGATCGTGGGTCGTGCGTTGGCTGAGTGA
- a CDS encoding acyltransferase family protein — protein sequence MDDTDPARPGRDRAVDFYRVSGVLLIVLGHWLAACVTYDDGQFGRQNPLVDLPWTQWLTWLFQAVPVFFLVAGYAGAVSWTHWRDGGMSRQAWLRRRLARVLGPTAVYVTLVSVVVAVLDICGVARGALEYAGWAVAMHLWFLAVYLLVVSLTPISIAAQQHWGLLVPAVLMVAVALVDAVSIGAHVPYLGWLNYLLCWATLYQLGIAWRQGLLVGRRAVLLATGSAVALASLIWLAHYPVSMIGVPGQKVDNSAPPTVAMLAFACAQAGVAITVGPLLNRVLRPRRVQRVLHTANSNVMALYLWHMVPVIIVALVGYPSGLLPQPVEGTTAWWLARLEWVVILCLVTAAELALLWWQRSIFAAPLPALGTPLRSQCALPVMLAGTASATYGLAYFAYAGFAPAGHFSWLTATVFAAGVILATFRPAEVSSRSIAGSGSR from the coding sequence ATGGACGATACGGACCCCGCGCGACCGGGCCGCGATCGTGCCGTCGACTTCTACCGGGTATCAGGCGTACTCCTGATCGTGCTGGGGCATTGGCTGGCCGCATGTGTGACCTATGACGACGGGCAGTTCGGTCGCCAAAACCCGCTCGTGGACCTGCCCTGGACACAGTGGCTGACGTGGCTTTTTCAGGCGGTCCCGGTGTTCTTTCTGGTAGCCGGATACGCCGGCGCGGTGTCGTGGACGCATTGGCGTGACGGCGGTATGTCACGCCAGGCTTGGCTTCGACGTCGACTGGCCCGAGTACTCGGGCCTACAGCGGTGTACGTCACGCTGGTCTCGGTAGTGGTGGCGGTTTTGGATATCTGCGGCGTGGCTCGTGGCGCGCTGGAGTACGCGGGCTGGGCAGTGGCGATGCACCTGTGGTTCCTCGCCGTGTATCTGTTGGTGGTATCTCTGACGCCTATATCGATTGCTGCACAACAGCATTGGGGTCTGCTAGTGCCGGCGGTGTTGATGGTGGCGGTCGCGTTGGTGGACGCCGTCTCAATCGGTGCCCACGTCCCCTACCTCGGCTGGCTGAATTACCTGCTGTGCTGGGCGACGCTCTACCAGCTCGGAATAGCTTGGCGTCAAGGGCTGTTAGTCGGTCGCAGGGCTGTGCTGCTCGCCACGGGATCGGCGGTTGCGCTGGCATCGCTGATCTGGCTGGCGCACTATCCAGTCAGCATGATCGGGGTGCCGGGGCAAAAGGTGGACAACTCGGCGCCGCCCACGGTGGCGATGCTGGCCTTCGCCTGCGCACAGGCTGGAGTGGCCATAACGGTGGGGCCCTTGCTCAACCGCGTGTTGCGTCCCAGGCGCGTGCAGCGAGTACTCCACACTGCGAACAGCAATGTGATGGCCCTGTACCTGTGGCACATGGTGCCGGTCATCATTGTGGCGCTGGTCGGTTACCCATCCGGATTGTTGCCGCAACCGGTCGAAGGAACTACGGCGTGGTGGCTGGCTCGACTGGAATGGGTGGTCATCCTTTGCCTGGTGACAGCGGCCGAGCTCGCGCTGTTGTGGTGGCAGCGAAGCATTTTCGCGGCCCCGCTCCCTGCGCTCGGAACGCCGCTCAGGAGTCAATGCGCGCTACCAGTCATGCTGGCCGGCACCGCATCGGCGACGTATGGTCTCGCATACTTCGCCTATGCGGGCTTCGCCCCCGCAGGGCACTTTTCGTGGCTCACCGCGACGGTTTTCGCCGCCGGGGTGATCCTGGCGACGTTTCGTCCCGCGGAGGTCAGCTCGCGATCGATTGCCGGATCCGGCTCGCGTTAG